The proteins below come from a single Chelmon rostratus isolate fCheRos1 chromosome 12, fCheRos1.pri, whole genome shotgun sequence genomic window:
- the tmem70 gene encoding transmembrane protein 70, mitochondrial: MISANILRRLRPCIVSHSFSNIHSTTARHCSPFTIPFFRVVSGDQLNNVRRSFLNHNNKVQSPCLSTRCLSKATRSEDENLIYTGSLGSAVRGVKLFSYSTSGASLFLMPQILLKTGLGVQSFALQAAFCGVIGFFTFLTPILLHLITKGYVIRLYHHPDSDTYTAVTYSVFLTEKKTVFHQRQVRVPPVSKMFTTFYADHMGLLVNPDLFTIPQDYNHLMGYDKPFRFNTDSMNEPDKS; this comes from the exons ATGATTTCTGCAAATATCCTGCGTAGATTACGACCCTGTAttgtttctcattcattcagcaACATTCACAGCACAACTGCGCGACATTGTTCGCCGTTCACCATACCTTTTTTCAGAGTAGTGAGTGGGGACCAGCTAAATAATGTCAGAAGGTCGTTTCTCAACCATAACAACAAG GTGCAGTCTCCATGTCTGTCCACCCGTTGTCTGTCCAAGGCGACCCGGTCCGAGGATGAGAACCTCATTTATACTGGCAGCCTGGGCAGCGCTGTTCGAG GGGTGAAGCTGTTCTCTTACAGCACCAGCGGGGCTAGCCTCTTCCTCATGCCCCAAATCCTCCTGAAGACTGGACTAGGAGTCCAGAGCTTTGCCTTACAGGCTGCTTTCTGTGGAGTCATTGGCTTCTTCACCTTCCTCAcccccatcctcctccaccttaTCACCAAGGGCTACGTGATCCGCCTGTATCACCACCCAGACAGTGACACCTACACTGCCGTCACATACAGCGTGTTCCTCACTGAAAAAAAGACTGTGTTCCACCAGAGGCAGGTCAGGGTCCCACCTGTCAGCAAGATGTTCACTACCTTCTACGCTGACCACATGGGGCTGCTGGTAAACCCAGACCTATTCACCATCCCACAAGATTACAACCACTTGATGGGCTATGATAAGCCCTTCAGGTTCAATACAGACAGCATGAACGAACCTGACAAGAGCTGA